The Bubalus bubalis isolate 160015118507 breed Murrah chromosome 2, NDDB_SH_1, whole genome shotgun sequence genome includes the window gtatcatttctttttatattctatgTAGAaggaatatcatatgatatttgtttttctctgccttacttcacttaatatgataatctctaggtccacccatgttgccataaatggcagtatttcattatttttttatggatgagtaatattcccttgtagatatataccacatcttctttatccattcatctgtcactggACATTAGGTTGCATCCTTGTctaggctattgtaaatagtgcttcagtgaacactggatACATGgattaatattattttgaattatagtaagtattttccagatatatgttcaggagtgggatttctggatcatatggcaactctagatttttaagggacctccatagtgttctccctggagaaggaaatggcaacccactccagtactcttgcctagagacttccgaggacagaggagcctgatgggctgctgtccgtggggtcgcacagagtcagacacgactgaagcaacttagcatgcatgcatgcatgcatgcatgcattggagaaggaaatggcaacccactccggtattcttgcctggagaatcccagggacagaggaccctggtgggctgccatctatagggtcgcacagagtcagacacgactgaagtgacttagcagcagcagcagcaacagcatagtgttctccaggcttccctcatagctcagttggtaaagaatccacctgcaacacaggagacccaggtttgattcctgggtcgggaagagtccccggagaaggaaatggcaatccactccagtattcttgcctggagaatcccatggacagaggagcctggtgggctacagtccatgggattgcaagagtcagacacggcttagcgactaatccagcaccatactgttctccatagtgtctgcaccAGTTTGCagcccttttcttcacatcctttccagcatttgttatgtgtagactttttgatgatggctgttctgacctgtgtgaggcaaataattatggttttgatttgcatttctttaataattagttatgctgagcatcttttcacataccTGTTGACCATCCGtgcatctttgaaaaaaatgtctgtttagttcttctgctcatttttgattggcttgtttgtttattttatactgagCTGTATgatctgtttgtatattttggaaattaagcccttatctgtcacatggtttgcaaatattttctcccagttcataggttgtctttttattttatttatggttttctctgcTGGCAAATGCATATAAGTTTGATTGTGTcattagtttattatttttttaaaaatttggaggGTAGGCTTGTGAAGTGTGgtttgtaggatcttaattcccttaccagggatcatCTCATGCCCTCTGCTGTGGAAGTTTGGAGTCCTAAGCATTGGATCCCCATGAAATtccctcatttatttttgcttttatttcttttgagcaGCCTAAGAAAGTATCGCTATGACTCTTCTAGAGGTTTTATGGTGTCATTACTTATATTTAAGTCTGCAAGCCATCTTATGTATGGTGTGAAGGAGTTTTCTACTTTCATTGATTTACACGCAGCGGTTCAGCTTTCCCAGTCACTTGCCCCcaaaactgtcttttctcttgcctcctttgtcaaagattaattgtcAGTAGGTGTGTGGTGCATGTCATTTTTTAGGAAGTGTTTTTGAGCCTTAAGGAAAGGTcatgtttttattaaaacaagGTCGCTAGATTAAGGAATCTTAGCAGTGCTTAGAAGAATGTCTGTAGATCAaagttttaatcagaaaaaaattggggaaggaagccagaggatttccttttttatccaaaaaaaaagctggggagggggcaggttaACAAAAGTTAACTGCGTGGGAAAGCACTCACTAGAAAAATATGTGATTCTCCTGTCTTTAGAAGTCACAAGATATACCTTCATGGCTTTGTGATTTCACACAGTTCCCCATGTCACCTCTGGGAGCCATTACCAGATGGTGGACACTCACAGCTAATACTAAGTGTTTATTCTTGATGTTAAGCTCCCGGTGTTCAGTAAATACaggctccctcccttccttcctgcctacTTGGAGAAGAAAAACAGAGGCGATCACACAAGCTTCACAGACTGAAGTGATTTTTAAAGCACCAAAGAAGTAAGGCTGCAATTAGAGCAAAGGGGAAGACATGTTTAAAGAGAAGGTTGTAGGTTTATTGTGGGAAAGGAGGTCTCATCATTTGGGAAGGTTTTGGGGGCCATTCTGGAAGCATTCACTTTTTCTCATTGGCCTTCTGTCAGCAGCCATTAGCTGCTGAGATCATTTCTGAAGTTTGTTTTCAGCTAAATGAGGCCTTCTCCTTGGCAATAAGTCTGACACTGGCCCTAGTCTTGGCAGACGCTGCCTGACTGACAGTGGGCACCCAGGAAGGAAAGCCTGTCTCCTGCTCAGAGAGCGGAGACTTTTCCTCCTTCAGAAATTCCCAGGTGCAGGTTCTGGGTTGGGCGGGGAGGGGAGTCTAGCTGGATCCTAGAGAAGCTGTCCTCAGCTTCCTGAAAGTAAGTTAAGTTCTGGCTTCTTGATGCCACCATTCCCTGCATTATGGAGGAAAACCACAGACAGGCAGAGGAGTGGGAGAGCTCTCTGATGGATACAAGGGAGGGTTTCAGGTACCCTGATAGGGGACTGTGGGCCCAGGGAAGCGGGAGGTGGCCAACGGGAAGTGGGGTGTCCTGTGTGATCGGTTGTTATTGTTGTCGTTTATAGttatgcagtcatgtctgactttgtgaccccatggactgtagcccgccaagctcctctgtccatgagatttctcaggcaaggatactgaagtggattgccatttcctagttcaggggatcttcccaacctggggattgaacccacttctcctgcagtggcaggcagattctttactactgagctaccagggaagccccctgtaaTCAGTTAGGGGTGCATATTTGACTTCTGCTTGGTCCTAAGTTGGAAGCAGGGACAAAAATTAGAGAAGTTGGCAGCCGTTAACCAAGTCTGGCTGTTTGGATTTCATATAAATTGCTGGTTGGCTTCCTTCATTGTTGGCAACAACCATCCAACTTCCCCCAAGTCTGACGTGCCACAGGCAGACTGCCTTCCCAGGCCAGTTACTCTAGATAAGGGCTCGGTTTGGGGGCAGGGTGCTGCAGGTTATAGGTGAGAGCTGTGTTTTTATATATGGTCTGGCTACATCCGTTTGTGGATTCAGTCTCTTGCTGAGGGCGGCATGTTGCCCTCAGGGGTTGGTCCTAAGCAGGGCTTTTAGGACAAGACCCAGGTGCTTCTCTGGGCCTGTATGGACCCACTCCAGCCCTCGCACACATCTGTTTCCTATAGGATTTGCGCAGGGAGTGGGTGACAGctgattcttattttttttttttttttcaggacagTTGTGGACATAACATAAATCTTTGCTGAAGTCTCTTAGCTTCAGTGTCTTATTTCAAAACTGAAGCCAAAGTAGCATTTTGGGCTAGAAGGAAATTTTGAAACTCCAGAAGGAAAAGACTTTAAGAACTGTCATTAAATGGAGGTTGTATGTAGAGATGAGGGCTGATTATATGGGTTTGGTAGCTGTGGGTTCTTGATATGCAAATATACCTCCGAGAATGAAATATGAATCTGGAGACTGGGAGATTCTTTCTGGCTGCATGATCCTGAATAAATTGCTGATCTTCTTGAAGTCTCATAATAAATTAAAGCCAATATTATTGCCCTAGCTGATTTTGCAGAGTTGCAGCCTTCCTGGAGATTTCATGTGTTTAAAAGAGTATTTGAAGCTCTTTGCTATGGTTGTACTGTCTTCATTGAGCACATTTCTGCCTTGCAAGCTGCCTGCTCTGCAGAGTGAGTGAGCATtagtgagtgttagtcgctcagtcatgtccaactctttgcaactccatggactgtagactgccaagttcgtgggaattctctaggcaggaatactggagtgggttgctatttccttctccaggggatcttcctaacccagggatcaaacccaggtctctttcattgcagacttattctttgctgtctgaaccacgagggaagccccctgctcagcagttcagttcagttcagtcactcagtcaggtccgactctttgcgaccccatgaactgcagcatgccaggcctccctgttcatcaccaactcttggagtttacccaaactcatgtctattgaatcagtgatgccatccaaccatctcatcctctgtcgtccccttcttctcctgccctcaatctttcccagcatcagggtcttttcaaatgagtcagctctttgcatcagctggccaaagtatttgagtttcagcttcaacatcagtccctccaatgaacccccaggactgatctcctttaggatggactggttggagctccttgcagtccaagggactctcaagagtcttctccaacaccatagttcaaaagcatcaattcttctgtgctcagccttctttatagttcaactctcacatccatacatgactactggaaaaaccatagccttgactagacagacctttgttggtaaagtaatatctctgctttttcatatgctgtctaggttggtcataactttccttccaaggagtaagtgtcttttaatttcatggctgcagtcaccatccgcagtgattttggagccccaaaaaataaagtcagccactgtttccactgtttccccatctattttccataaagtgatgggaccagatgccatgatcttagttttctgaatgttgagctttaagccaactttttgactctcttctttcactttcatcaagaggctgtttagagTTCCTTTCAAATACCTCTCTGTAAGCAGAAGTGGGCATATCTTATTAGCTTCCAACTTGGGGCAAGTGCTGCTCTTAATTTTAATCATGCAAGCCTCCTTAAAGCCTACAAAATGAATCTGAACTCTTAGAATGGTATCAAGGCCCTTCAAATCTAGTCCTGGCTTTAGTCTGTCCGTAGTCCTCTCAGCAAGCCTTCACTCTCCCTAAAGGGATCAGAGGTTGGGTCTCAGGTCTTGGGAGGGGGCCTGGCAAGGCAAGGCAGGCCTGTCCTAGAGATCCAGGGTTTCTATTCAGGTTAATGAGATGGGGAATAAGATGAGAATGTTCTAGGGGTAGAGGTGGGGCAGTCTTGTTCTCAAGAATAAGGTACAAGCCCAGATACTCCAGGGCCCTTGAGGATGTGCATGAGGTTGACTCTGTGTCTGTAGAGAGAAAGGATGCAGAGCTTGGTGATGCTGCCTGGCTGTGATTTAAGGAACCCAGGACCAGAGAAGTAATGTGAGTTCCGCATCCAAAGTCATATTCCTCACTGGCGGCAAATCTAGGCTTAGAGCTCAGTTCATGTGATTTCCCCAGGCTAGGGGTAGAGTGTTCCCTCTCCGGGGTCTTCACACAGTCACTATGGGGGCTCTCCATTTCTCTGGTGGTGCTCTGTGTGCTCTGGGAGCAAGGGATTAAGGAGGAGGCATTTAATGCAGGCAGGTGTGCATTTTCCAGTTTATAACTGACAGGTTCTAGGGTAAGATTTTGATGGAAAAATCTGCAGCTAAAAGAAAGCCTGACAATGACCATTGCAATTTCCAGTCCTCTCTGAAGAACTGGAGAATCCAAAGAATAAAAGCCTGGAGTTCAACAGTGTGACAAGGGCACAGAAATCCATCAGAACAGGGCAAATTTTCCACAAACGATGACAACACAGTATGTATGAAAAAACTTATGCCTTCAGTAAGGGATTTCATGAGGCGCTTCAGCATTGGCAATTCTCAGGAAGTCGCCTAGCTGTGACTTGCCATTATCTCTGTTGTGACTTGCCCTTTAGGAAACCTCTAGCATTTACTGTGCCTTTTCAGggtccattttatatattttgctcTCTAGGAGCCAGAGTAAAGGAACAGGAACCTATTTAAGCTAGCTCAAATAATCCAGGGGGGTGTGATATTTTTAGAACCCAAGGCAGAAAATGCAAGACATCTTAGTGGAATCAGAAACCCAGGTTGCTCTCTGTCTTGCAAGGGCTTTTGTGGTTCCACGTTGCTCCTCTCcaacctctctctgtctctctcttcctcttgtcTACACTCCAACATGAGTGACAGGTCAATTACACGACATCACACTCGGACTACATTCTCTGAGAATCCTTGGGTTGGATTTTTAAGAGACAGACTCTGATGGACTCAGCACGGTCTGCAGAACAACTTTCCCCGAGACAGATACTCCCTCACTCCCAGTCCAATCAACTTTGATGGAGGAGAGGGAGGTCTGGAGGAAGTGAGACAGCAGAtgacttctctcctttctttggtCCATGTCAATACTCTTGAAAGTTGTCATCGCCTATAGTGAAAAATGGGCAGCCTGTTCCTTGGGACTGTATGCAAGGTCAGAGAGTCAGAAAACCACGCGAGAAACTTTAACACagattcattctttcttattcttttctcctGCAGGAACCAGGTTGCCCTGAAGACCATGAACGTGTCTTCTGAGCACTGCAACATGTCAGATTGGCTGAGGCTGGAAGCAACCGTGAAGGCCTCCGTGTACGTGGTGGCTTTCTCCTTCGCCACGCTCATCACGgtcatcattatcaccatcataTTACAGAATTCAAAACTGAGGAAAGAGGTTCGATACAtcctcctctgtcaccacctGTTGTGCATCTCCTCCTACTGTGGCCTGGGGGTGGTTTTCCAAGGGATGCGAGCCTTCCTGGCCAACAGCCCTGTCCTGGTGTGCTGGGTGGTGTTTGGGGCACAGCTGAGTGTTGGAGAAGGGATCCTCTTCACTCTGGCCTTGATGGCTACCCACACGTACCTGGTGATCTGCTGGCCCTTGACCTCTGTGTCCTTTGTAGATTCCATTAAGTATAAGATTCTGGCTGGGACTTGGCTCATTATTATACTGAAGAATGCTTGCCTCTTCCTCATAGAGGGCACTGGCCCTACTCAGATTGCTCTTTTAAAATCTGAACCCCTTTGCCCAGTGGTCTTGAATGGCATTCCTGCCAGAGCCATTGGCatggttttccttttccttcttctgtccATCATTCTTGTAAGTTACTCCCTGATATACAAAGAAGGGAAACGGGCTGGCCATTTTAACAGGTCAAATATCAAAGCAAGGAAAACAGTCCTTATTCATTTAGTGCAGTTGGGCTTGCATGTAATACCAACTCTGTTATTCATTGGTTTGGGAAAGATGTGTGgagtgtttttctttgctttaaatcTGGTGCTTTTTGGGGTCTTTGCCTTTGCCCAGTGTTTTAACCCCCTGATCTATGGGCTCTGGAATAGAGAGTTGCAAAGCAGATTATACCGCTGGATGTGCTGTCAACTGTGGTGTGGTCACTGTGGTGTGACCAGCAGAGTGtcagtttaaataaaaattcagccGTTTTGAACCAATAATGCTAGTCCTAATGGACCACCAGCTAGGGTTGAGCATTTGCTGTTCTCTCAACCTAAAATTGATGCCTTGATTTGATTTTGAGAGTAATATGAGTAAATCAAAGTTATCCATCTGACTTACAAACTTTGACTACTGTGTCCACTGAGTTGGACTCAGAGaaatcattttatgtctttagttCTATACTCAGATTAGCATTTTGGGTAGCATGCCTCGTTATGTTTCAGGAGTTGAGCAGTTTTTTTGTGAATGCACTTGTTTTTAGAAACTAAGAAGCAGACCATGGTTGATAGGGAGAGAAGTTTGGCTGTTCCACTCATATTAAGTAGGGGCAGGTTTGGCTACGTGTGATAACAAGTCAGCAACAAAATGAGAGTGACTTTAAAAAGTTgaggttgatttttttctaatgtaaaaGAAATCTGGAGCCACACAATCCAGGCCTATGTGGTAACTCTGTAGGCCACAGAgatgatccccttctcctctgccatgATTAGTGTACTACCTCGTGACCCAGGATGGCTGTCAGTGCTCCTGTCATCACATTTACACTCCAGTcaacaggaaggaggaaggggcaaAGAAGTCTCTGTACCTTCCTTCTAAAGACACTTTTCAGAAGTTACAAAACACTTTTTCTTACATCTAACTGGCTAAATTTTAGTCTTTTGACTATGACCTAGCTTTAAGGGAGAGTAGCAGTGTAGCAGTGTTCTGTTAAAAGTTGTGTTtcttaatattaagaaaataagtaaGAGTAGATATTGGATAACAAAATTATTTCAGGGACCATTTTTCTCTTGACCAAATAGAATACAAAGACAATGGATAGATTATGATCATCATAAAAATATACTCTACCTTTTAAAATGATATGTAGATACAGAGTTATCTGTTCTGGATCCCAGAAAACTTTAATTGTATTATGTCAAAGAGAATGGCAACAATAAAGAGATCACTGAACTGGTTTAAACATGGGAACTCATAATTTAAGTCTAAGTAAGTTTGGGGCCATAGTATGAAAGAACTTCTTTCACAGAAGTCTCCACATGATATTTCTTTAGATAAAGCACCCATTTCTGAATCAGTCAGGATTCAGTCCTAGAAACAGGAATTGCAACCATAAGTATATTGCCCCATAAAGATTTAATACAGGAATTGGATGCATACAAGTCATTGAAAGGGCTAGGGAGTGGACATCAGGGGACAGCATTTGTGGATGTCAAGAGCAAACCAATGAGCTGTAACCTGGAGGTCAGGCAGGCGCGTCTTCCACTGTCTGCCTCGCCTTGCCATGTCTCCTCATGTTCCTCGTGACTGTGAGACTTTGTTTGGGGGAGAAACAGCAACAGGAAGATGGCCTCCACCTCCTCCATCTTCCAAATCTCATGTGATTGCCTCTAACTGGCAGAACTTAACTGGCACCCAGACACTAAGAACAaaggagtctgggaaatgtagtttctaGTTTCACGGAATTGGCAGTACAGAAAGGCACCCTGAAAGGTGTATAAATGAGGATTGAATGATCTAAATCATGGGATCCACcattatgatatttatattttcaggtaacaaaacaacaacaaggacaaCAGATGCCATGTATTGAGCAATTCTTATGCTCTTGATATTATTATGTAAGCTCTTTTATATACATGATGTCAAGTCCTCCCAACAATTTTATAATGTAGAGATTATTATTCCtgatttacaaataagaaaaactgAGGCTTATAAAGGTCTTACAGGAGCTTAGGAGGTTGGACCATCCCTTTAAATTTCCATACACATGACTTGACTCAGGGTGATCATTTCATCACTGTTGAGAGCTGGACCTGTTGCTTGGGAAATTGGGGCCTTGGTTCTCCACTTTGCTTTGGGTGTGGACAGCTGGCTTGTGGGGAAAAGCTCCTTTTTACTGATTGCTTTGACCACATTCTACATCCTTAAGCCACCCTTGGTTTCAGGTCCTAGCAGTTTCTGAATCATGTGTCTGGACTCCATTTTGGCTTCCAGTTCTTCTTATGTCCTCTCTGGGTATTCATTCtaagttttccttcttcctctaagAATAGCTCTGAGACTTCAAAGCACCACCTTCTCTTTTGCTTGCGCAATTCTCTCTCCAGGGCAGGCTCAAGTCTCTTACCTTGTCTCTCAGCATCCAGTATAGAGCCTGATAGAGGGCAGATCTCGACAAATGATAAACTAGACTCATCAGTCAGTAAGACATGCCTTTGTACAAACTCTCTCCCCACAAAAACCaagttgtttctttgtttttgttgaaaTATTAAGCAATCTGAgagcagaaagaggaagaaaaactaaaaagttgTCCAGGTTTAACTTAATTGTAAGACTTAAATGTAATACTCAAAATTTAATTTAACCTCAGAACTTTTAAAACTCTGTTTTCTAATATCAAAAGGTAACTTCTACTTGTACCACTGATCATTAGAATGGTTGTTTTATACTTTCAAATGGaaatcattgctttttaaaattaaatattttgaattgggAAGGAATAGTATAAGATTCAAAAGGCTCAAAATGGTATTTAGTGAAAATTAAgtcttctctgggcttcccaggtggtgatagtggttaagaacccacctgcaaatgcaagagatggaccctggaggagggtacggcaacccactccagtattcttgcctggagaatccaatggacagaggagcctggaaagctacagtccatagggtcacacagagtcagacacaactaaagcaacttagcccaCAAGCACACGTCTTCCTCCTCCCCATTTTTCGAtatcttccttctcttccaaGAGTCAACAGCTGATCCACTTCTGAGCTTTCCTCAAAAGATGATCAACGAAGGGGAAATTATTGAGAATTTCTCATTTGTAAGataattttggttttaatttcctGGACTTGCATTTGAAAGTTGTTTAAACTGATACTAAGAATGACAGTTTATGTCATGAATGACATCAGTAATCATGCTTCCCATAATGTGAAAATTCTTTGAGAAACTTAAGCTTGGGCAAGatacagaggaaaggagagaggctgACGTTACTTGCAATTATTTGAGAGTTCCTGTAAACTCTCCTTTCCCCTATAGACGTGGTGCCATTATATTGAATTTAAAGTCAGGGAGGATAGTTTAGGTGAAATGTTCAAAAagctctaaaaaaaaacaaattactgAAACAAAAATGTGAATTATCTCAAAATTCCTGAGTTCTTGGaaacatttcatttattgcaACTGTTACCATATTATCACTGCATGAAACCATTTCTGGCTTAACTATAGATATGCTGCATAAACACATTGACTTATATGTAGATATGCTCTATAAACACTTATTCTAAAAATGAACTTgggcaacattttaaaaagtaagaacagAAAAGTAGTTTATAATATCCATCATAAGAAAATGTGGAATGAATCCAGTCCGTTGTTTAGTAGAAGTTCAAGAAGGTAAGATCAGCCACATTAatgtattttaagcattttttatttctagaaaggtCAAAGACTGTGGCTAGAATTGCCTTCCTGGTGGCCAAGTGAAGACATTATCTCTGCAGTGGAGAGAAAATGGCACATCTGTCCCTAGGGGGAGTGGGGAAAGCATGCCAGAACATTCCAGTGAACCAAGAGGACTGTGGGAAGCATCTGGCCTTGGAACTGTTGGAAAGGCTTGTTCTAAAATGCTTCATGCCTAAGGGGAAGGGCTTTCATCAGTAAGAGAATGAACGTTACCACTGGCTGCAGAAGATGAAGAAGGGGTGAGAAGCAGTTAGCCACAGACAAGGATTGCCCAAGGGCTCAGAGGGGATAACTTTGAGGACCCCACATAGTActacagaagagaaagaattgTCACTGGAAATCTATCCCACCCAGAAGATGCAAAGGTCATACTATATCTGCCTTAGACAAGGATAAtctttgctgtctcatacatGTCCTCCCAGCTTCCATCTCTTCTAGGTCAGGAAAAGTCATAGGCAATCTGGCGGTTTGAGGGGGTGGCTGTAGAAACCTTAATTTCATCTGCAACCTTCATTCATCCTTGTAAGGTAGCAAAACATTCATGGGTTCCAGTGGTTAGGGTATCTTTGCCGGGGTAAAGGATGTTACTCTGCCTATCACACTTATAAAATGAGATTGTTCCTTGTAGCTGAAAATGACCAAAGGACGTAAGAATTACTTAAGAATGACTAGCCAAAATGGATATCAAAATAGCAACAAAATAATACCTCATTCTCATTTGGATGACtactataaaaatagaagaaaataagtaTTGGCAAAGATATGGAAacattggaacccttgtgcacccTTGGTGAGATGTTCCCATTTCCCAAATGGGAACTGTACAGCTACTACAGAAAATGagttccaaaaaattaaaaataggactattccatgatccagaaatcccactattGGGTataaatccaaaagaattgaaagtagagtctaaaaaaaatatttccacatcCATGTTTATGGTAATGCTCTTCACAATAAGCCAAGAAGTAGAAGCAAACCAAAAGCCCATAAATGGataagtaaacaaaatgtggtatatccaaacaatggaatatcGTTCAGCTTTGAAGAGGAGGGAAATTCTGTCACACGTTCCAGTATaaatgaaccttgaggatattaagctaagtgggcttccctggtggctcagtcagtaaagaaactgcctgcaatgcagaagacccacgctagatccctgggttgggaagatcctctggaggagggaatgacaacccactccagtattcttgcctggaaaatcccatggagagaggagcctggcggactacagtccatggggtcataaagagtcagacacgacttagctactaaaccctCACCACAAAGAGACAAATGTTGTCTGATTCCACTTATAGGAGATATACAAAGTAGTCACATTCATaggaacagaaagtagaatggtgattcCCAGGGGCTGAGAGGGGGGGAAATGGGAACTATTTAATGGGTAGAGTTTcagatgaactttttttttcagatgaaaaagttctggagattttTCACAacatgaatatacttaacactactgaactgtacacttaaacatGGTTATGATagtaaattttgttatgtttttaataaacatataataaaaaagaatgataggcAAAAGTGTGAGAGCCAAGATCTCACCCAAGTTTTCATCTAAGGTGGAGGGGTAAAGGTTGAATCTACAAATGGGGTATGAATGGGTCCCTCTTTTATGAGGCCCTAATTCCATGGCTTAAGCTCCTCCCAAGCTCTCCCCTACTAATATCATCACATCAGAAGTTAGTGTTTTAGCATATGAATTGCTATttaattgctgagtcatgtcggactctttgcaaccccatggactgcagcacaccaggcttccctgtccttcactatctcctggagtttgctcagatttatgtccattaagtcaatgattctatctaaccatctcatcctctgttgccaccttctccttttgcctttaatcttttccattggcagggtcttttctggtaagttggctcttcacatcaggtggccaaagtataggagcttaagcttcagcatcaatccttccaatgaatattcagggttgatttcctctaggtttgactggtttgatatcatatgatactgaacaattgcactcatctcacaagctagcaaagtaatgctcaaaattctccaagccaggctttaagagtatgtgaaccataaatttccagatgttcaagatggatttagaaaaggcagaggaaccagagatcaaattgccagcatccactggatcattaaaaaggcaagagagttccagaaaaacatctacttctgctttaacgactacaccaaagcctttgactgtgtggatcacaacaaactgcggaaaattcttaaagagatgggcatagcagaccacctgaccagtcttctgagaaatctgtatgcaggtcaagaagcaacagttagaacctgacatagaacaacagactggttccaaattgggaaaggagtatgtcaaggctgtatattgtcactgtacttatttaacttatatgcagagtacatcatgagaaatgctggactggatgaagcacaagctggaatcaaaattgctgggagaaatatcaaataaccttagatacacagatgacaccactcttatggcagaaagtgaagaagaactaaa containing:
- the LOC102405215 gene encoding uncharacterized protein LOC102405215, which codes for MNVSSEHCNMSDWLRLEATVKASVYVVAFSFATLITVIIITIILQNSKLRKEVRYILLCHHLLCISSYCGLGVVFQGMRAFLANSPVLVCWVVFGAQLSVGEGILFTLALMATHTYLVICWPLTSVSFVDSIKYKILAGTWLIIILKNACLFLIEGTGPTQIALLKSEPLCPVVLNGIPARAIGMVFLFLLLSIILVSYSLIYKEGKRAGHFNRSNIKARKTVLIHLVQLGLHVIPTLLFIGLGKMCGVFFFALNLVLFGVFAFAQCFNPLIYGLWNRELQSRLYRWMCCQLWCGHCGVTSRVSV